The following coding sequences are from one Ficedula albicollis isolate OC2 chromosome 17, FicAlb1.5, whole genome shotgun sequence window:
- the ASS1 gene encoding argininosuccinate synthase, which translates to MAQSKGTVVLAYSGGLDTSCILVWLKEQGYDVVAYLANIGQKEDFEVARKKALALGAKKVYIEDVSREFVEKFIWPAVQANALYEDRYLLGTALARPCIAHKLVEIAQREGAQHVAHGATGKGNDQVRFELSCYALCPKIKVVAPWRLPEFYQRFPGRRELMDYAKKHGIPVPVTPQTPWSMDENLMHISYEAGILENPKNQAPPGLYTKTCDPAKSPDTPDVLEIKFERGVPVKVTNIGDGATRSSALELFVYLNDIAGKHGVGRIDIVENRFVGMKSRGIYETPAGTILHHVHLDIEAFTMDREVRKIKQGLSLKFSELVYNGFWHSPECEFVRECIGRSQEPVLGTVRLSVFKGQVYILGRESPRSLYNEELVSMNVQGDYEPADATGFININSLRLKEYHRLQSKVTVKQDE; encoded by the exons ATGGCTCAGTCCAAGGGCACAGTGGTCCTTGCCTACAGCGGGGGGCTCGACACCTCCTGCATCCTGGTGTGGCTGAAGGAGCAGGGCTATGACGTTGTCGCCTACCTg GCCAACATTGGGCAGAAGGAAGATTTTGAGGTAGCACGAAAGAAagctctggcactgggggcCAAGAAG GTTTACATCGAGGACGTGAGCAGGGAGTTCGTGGAGAAGTTCATCTGGCCGGCAGTGCAGGCCAACGCCCTCTACGAGGATCGGTACCTGCTGGGCACGGCCCTGGCCCGGCCCTGCATCGCCCACAAGCTCGTGGAGATCGCCCAGCGCGAGGGCGCCCAGCACGTCGCCCACGGGGCCACGGGCaag GGCAATGACCAGGTTCGGTTCGAGCTCAGCTGCTATGCCCTGTGTCCCAAGATCAAG gtcGTTGCACCATGGAGGCTGCCCGAGTTTTACCAGCGCTTCCCTGGACGCCGTGAGCTGATGGATTATGCCAAG AAACATGGGATCCCAGTGCCTGTGACACCTCAGACGCCCTGGAGCATGGATGAGAACCTAATGCACATcag CTACGAAGCCGGGATCCTGGAGAACCCCAAG aacCAGGCTCCTCCCGGGCTCTACACCAAAACCTGTGATCCGGCCAAATCTCCTGACACCCCAGACGTGCTGGAGATCAAGTTTGAGCGGG GTGTCCCGGTGAAGGTCACCAACATTGGGGATGGAGCCACTCGTTCCTCGGCCCTGGAGCTCTTTGTGTACCTGAACGACATCGC GGGCAAGCATGGGGTCGGGCGCATTGACATCGTGGAGAACCGCTTCGTTGGCATGAAGTCCAGAg GTATCTATGAGACCCCAGCAGGAACGATCCTACACCACGTGCATTTAGATATCGAGGCCTTCACCATGGACCGGGAAGTGCGGAAAATCAAGCAGGGGCTCTCCCTGAAATTCTCAGAGCTGGTGTACAACG gcttCTGGCACAGCCCCGAGTGTGAGTTTGTGCGGGAGTGCATCGGGCGCTCGCAGGAGCCGGTGCTGGGCACTGTGCGCCTCTCTGTCTTCAAGGGCCAGGTCTACATCCTGGGCAGGGAGTCCCCACGGTCACTCTACAACGAGGAGCTGGTCAG CATGAACGTGCAAGGGGACTATGAGCCCGCCGACGCCACCGGCTTCATCAACATCAACTCGCTCAG GCTGAAGGAATATCATCGTCTCCAGAGCAAGGTCACCGTAAAGCAGGATGAATAG